TATATTTAAGTTATAATATCCTCAAATATTTCTAGTCGATATTTTTACCATGATTGAACAATGATTAGGCTTGTTAAGATGACTACATACcatgttattttcttttaaaaaaagtaatagATCTTTTGAGATacgtaaaatatataaaattaatatataagtgcttattttataaataagtgtaTTGAACAGACGAGAAATCCATATAAAAGTAATCTATGTCTATGgattattcaaatttttaaagatGAAGTCAAATTGTCGTTTGAtccttataaatttttaaagattttcaaGTTGGTCCTTTTTAggctgaaaaataaaaataaaaatcattccTTAAATTAAAtggctatttaatttaaaacagttTTGATTACTTTGGGCCACTGAAATATTTTtcagtaattaaaattaattttagtgtaTTTTCTAATTTAGAAACATGAATAAACTTGtttattcattaaattaattttagaaattaattatattaaatttaattttataatttactattaaaattaatttttaaatatgattagaggtttgaataaaattattttatacataaattattttttattatcaccaaaattaaaatattaaattatttaatttttaattttagcacacaaaactaataataaatataatataaaataatgattaatttatatacatttaatatgatttatttgcaTAATGAATGGTTATAAGAAGATTTTAAAAAGTTCAATATGTATGAATGAATGATTGGATCTTTTTgctaatttttaaataagtcTTGCGTGTCGTACCTTTCCTTATTACTATgagattgtaaaaaaaaaaaagagatgttGAAAATTACATAAGCATTGGAGGAGCCCTTTTTGACTTCTAAAAATCAAAGAAGTTATCACGTATGTTTTTAAATTATCAAGTTCCCTTTATGCCTCAAGAGAAttgtttttaaaatgtttataatcatcatgtgtatgtttatgtatgtgatatgtatatatatgtgaTATGTAAGATATACAACAATAATGCCTATGCATGAGATTAGAATTTGGTTTTTATTAACTTGTTAGGACACGATGACTTATCACCTATTGTTATAGCATAAAACTAGAATTTGGTTTTTATTAACTTGTTAGgcaaattcaaaattgatttcaTTCGAATATGttgaaatatttgatatttttgaaTATGGTTTTACTTaactaaattatttgatttggaTGGGCAAACGCTTGAGCATATAAGTTTAGAGTAAGAGTTAGTCATAACATATAAGATATGATAAAGACAAAGAGTTGTCACCTAACTGACATAGAGATGtgattgataaattatattatctacctaatttaatttataataatttgttaggCAAACTCaaagttatttaaattaaatgggaTCCTAGCCTATTCGGAGATCTACACTggatttttctaattaatagaTAGGactattaatttgaataaaataatgagagactaattaaagattaaagacattatctaataattagaaaaatacatGAGACTACTAATTAAATATCTCTGCATGAATAGAATCTAATTCTACTATGAGTAATTATCTATTCTTATGTAGCATACTTGATGCTAACAAATTAACTAAATTGAACTTCTTAGACCACTATCGTGTTTTGAGAATTGTTCTTAAAAGAGGTTGTATATTTTCGATCAAGAAGCACCTAGTATTCCTAATGAGAATGCTAGTAATGTTGTTAAGGTTTAGTATATTTGTCATATTGATGATGATGTGCAAGCTACATATATGAttaatgagttgcaaaactcaccattttttttctattaaaatctatgattttgatataaacaATTGATTTTTGTTTGGAATTTGATTTTGGGATAGCCTTTGAGCCAAAAATGAGAAAAGCAACCGAAAGATGTggttttagagttttttttctaACTGGAGGTATAGTTTTACTCAAGGCTATAACCTAAGTCGAGGGATAGATTACAGATCTCGATTTTGCCaattatacaaaatttaaaactGTTTCAGATAAATGCAAATATAATAAGATCATAATTAGTATAAGAGTCATCATAAAAGTAGtagatttattttactttttcttttaaattgtaaataattatctttttatttaaatatatatatatatatatatatatatatatatatatatatatatatatatatatatatatatatatatataaagactgTTTTAAAAGTAGAAAATTATCTCTTTTGATCACCTCCTCTCTCTCTTTGGATTTCACTTGGCCAAATATTTTcccttctttttttatttttttattttttataattttattataactcTTATAAGTTAAACtattttaattagttgaaagttaaacaaattaaaatttattcaaaatcaTGAGGTTTTTCATTCAGTTTCGAAGCCCTAATTGTAATAATGGAGTAAATTGGCCCAGTTTGACGTTTCAAGCTAGCCATTACTCATCACTTGCAGGAAGTCATCAAGTCTTCACCACCACACCCGTCTACGTCTCAGTTAGCTAGTCAAGTACATGCacttatttgaaattaataattctccaaaaattcaattaaattgattttagtaatttatttttttaatttaaaaatatttcactttaaaagaaaatataaatcatgcgtaattaaaaaaattatttaaattattttatgataaaatgaattattttaaacaaaactaataaaaaaacatcttaactatgaaaataaaaaattaagtgtcAAAAATATATCTGTAATCATTTAGACAATTAGATGagaaaattaaagtaaatatattaaaactaaaAGAAATTTAGCTAAATCATCTCTCAAACaaatttacatatatattttatgtCAAGTGCCCGTCGAAAGGTATAGAACTGCATAAAATAGTTTCCAATAAAGGAGATATTGATTTGAGTCTCTCTTGTTGTGATTCTCTTGTGATTCTAGTGACGCCACATGAGAAGAGAAActcaatgaaaaaagaaaaagacttgTATTTCCAATAAAATTCTCTCTTTTTTGGATCGATTTCTCACATGAATTCACATTGATGATTTTGATGGctactttattaaaaaaaaatcaacgcGTTTTTTTTAAAGAGTTTCTCTAAGAAAGACATATATAGTATCCCTTTAATAGTGGAAGACCTACAATGTGAGAGAGATTGGCTATCTCCTTATAATCAGTCATCGTGACTTTTCAAATATGTGATCTCTCTAAAAAAGTCACTATCAATACTGTTTATTCCTTAGAATGAGAGAAGGGAATAAAGGGAAAGTCATATGTACTATAGATAATTTTCATCTATAGTCATtcaatttttgaatattttttatttctgttgctcgattttaatttattttaataaaatatttaactttaattttattttaatagaaatCATTTTAATTCGCTATTTTAAATTATCAAGCCCTCCCTCTATTATCCATCAgttcttatatatttatattcaattaattgataattatttattaataagattatattatttttaatatacttattgttaaattttataatcaagatatattattttgttttttattctaaattagtGCATATTTATTCAAACTTAAAAATCTTAATGCCAAGAAACCATTCCCTCTCTTGTTTTTCAAATAAGTAAgaatacaaatatttaattttatggtaagcaataatttaatctctttaatttaattttcatactaatCTTTATCCGAGAAATAAGATAATTTCTGTTgtagtattatttatttaagtcTTATTAGACATGAATACTTAAacgtatttataaatttatatttatattattattatttttttattagataataaggctcaaaatttaatattaataattattttaattaatattaactaaaacttatttaattttataattcaaacatttttaaaagattataaattaaaagaaaatattcttTGCTGGCTTCAGCTAAGAAGCAAAAGCGAGCAAATAAGATTGTGGATATCTAATTTCAAAAAACAGATTGTAGAAAGCAATGTCAGAGTAATTCAAAAGAAATGAACGTTTCTTTGACTTCCTTCTTGTGGTTGATTGTATTCCTTGCAGATCATGGATTATGTTTTGAAGATTGCAACACAACGACATGTGGGAGCTACGGCCCAGCCGTCCGGTTTCCGTTCCGAATCAGAGGCAGGCAACCACGCCACTGTGGCTATCCTCAACCTGAGTTTCACCTTTCTTGCTCTGCGAAGAACGACACCGTTCTGGAGCTGACTACTTCATGGAAACTCTTCATCCAGAAAATTGACTATAAATCTCAAGTTATTTATGCTAATGATACAGAGGGTTGCCTTCCAAAAGGGCTTTTGAATTTCAATATTTCTCTTTCTCCCTTCCATTTTATGGGGTATAGTTATGAACGCACCTTATTCAATTGCTCTTCAAGCAGAAGTTATGGCCAAATCCCCTGTCTCAGCACTCCACAATATCAAGTCTGTGCGGTTTATTCAgatagctctgttggtgacTTGGACCTCTTGTCTTGCACGAAAATACGTGAAGTTTCACCAATTCCAAATCGTTATCTCTATTCCCAGGAAAGTATTATTGGTTTGAGATGGGACAATCCCAAGTGTAAACATTGTGAAGTTAAAGGCAAGTACTGCAGATTGAACACCAACAGTACTTTGTCTGAAACTCAATGCTACGGCAGGCTCACGCCACGCAAAGGTTAGTACTTTGTTTTTGCTTCATGTCAATGAATtacttcaaaattttatataatttcttttataatttataaatactaaatcaATCTCATTTGCATCTTCAACTTCCAATTTCTGAGTTTTCCTCTAAACATCAACCTGCAGCCAAAATTCATAAAGTTAAAACATGAGAATCTAACGTTGCCGTGATGTTTTTGCAGGACAATCAACCAAATTTATAGAAACAGGTGACCTGTCTTCCCTCTTATCTTCACTTCTAACATGGTTCATTAGTAATTTAGGACATGGGTTTTCTTGATTATGAATGTTTTTATACATCGGCAGGTGGAATCCTAGGTTCACTTCTTCTTGTAGTAGCATCCATTCTACTCTACCGCAAATACAGGTTCAACAAAACAGAAAGAGAATATCAGTCCaagattgaaaattttttagatGACTACAAATCCTTCAAGCCTACTAGATATTCCTATGATGATATTAAGCGGATGACTAACCAATTCAAAGACGAATTAGGCCAAGGAGCTTATGGAACTGTGTACAGAGGAAAGCTATCAGACGAAATTCTGGTAGCTGTTAAAGTCCTCAACAGCTCCACAGGAAATGGAGAGGAGTTCGTCAATGAAGTTGGAACTATAGGTAAAATCCACCATGTCAATGTGGTTCGCTTGGTTGGATTCTGCGCTGACGGGTTTCGAAGAGCTCTAGTTTACGAGTACTTGCCAAATGATACCCTACAAAAGTTCATCTCTTCGGCAGACACCAAGAACCATTTCCTTGGCTGGAAAAGGCTGAAAGATATTGCTCTTGGAATTGCTAAAGGAATTGAATATCTTCATCAAGGGTGTGATCAGAGAATCCTCCATTTCGATATCAAACCACACAACATCTTGCTTGATCATGACTTCAATCCCAAGGTCTCAGATTTTGGATTGGCTAAGTTATGTGCTAAGGATCAGAGTGCAGTGTCCATGACAACAGCTAGAGGGACCATTGGCTATATTGCACCTGAAGTGTTCTCAAGGAACTTTGGTAATGTATCCTGCAAGTCAGATGTTTATAGCTTTGGGATGTTAGTGTTAGAAATGGTCGGAGGAAGGAAAATCGTCGATGTAACAGAAGAAAATGATGAGCAAATATACTTCCCGGAATGGATTTATAATCTcttagaagaaggagaagatctTAGGTTCGAGATAGAGGAAGAGGGAGATGATAAAATTGCAAAGAAACTTGCAATTGTGGGACTCTGGTGCATTCAATGGAACCCAACAGATCGGCCTTCAATGAAAGTTGCAGTTCATATGTTGGAAAGGGAAGGAGAGAATCTACCAATACCTCCCAACCCATTTAGCTCTGCAGTTCCAACAAGAATGAATGCAAGAAGAACAAGGAGACAGCTTCACCAAGAGTTGGAGGCCATCTCAGAAGCAGAGTAAATTCATAAATTGAGTGTTTGGCTTACTAGTTATGACTTATTTAATCTGCCTATGAACTTGTTTACCTAAAATTTAGCAATTACAACCAGCCTACCAGCTGAGCTCATAGACTGATTGAACTGAAGCTGatgcatatatatgtatattttcgGAATTTATGCATGTAATCTCAAAATCCCATCAACTGATATGTTGATTTTTAGATTTTCCTGAATGGATATGAAGCCTTTATAATCTAAAGTTCGAGAATTAGTTGAGTCAACGATGTGAAAGAATTTATATGAACAATagataattttcatttatagttattcaattttgaattcttttgaTTTCAGTAACTCaatcttaatttatttcaat
This sequence is a window from Manihot esculenta cultivar AM560-2 chromosome 4, M.esculenta_v8, whole genome shotgun sequence. Protein-coding genes within it:
- the LOC110612538 gene encoding rust resistance kinase Lr10, which gives rise to MNVSLTSFLWLIVFLADHGLCFEDCNTTTCGSYGPAVRFPFRIRGRQPRHCGYPQPEFHLSCSAKNDTVLELTTSWKLFIQKIDYKSQVIYANDTEGCLPKGLLNFNISLSPFHFMGYSYERTLFNCSSSRSYGQIPCLSTPQYQVCAVYSDSSVGDLDLLSCTKIREVSPIPNRYLYSQESIIGLRWDNPKCKHCEVKGKYCRLNTNSTLSETQCYGRLTPRKGQSTKFIETGGILGSLLLVVASILLYRKYRFNKTEREYQSKIENFLDDYKSFKPTRYSYDDIKRMTNQFKDELGQGAYGTVYRGKLSDEILVAVKVLNSSTGNGEEFVNEVGTIGKIHHVNVVRLVGFCADGFRRALVYEYLPNDTLQKFISSADTKNHFLGWKRLKDIALGIAKGIEYLHQGCDQRILHFDIKPHNILLDHDFNPKVSDFGLAKLCAKDQSAVSMTTARGTIGYIAPEVFSRNFGNVSCKSDVYSFGMLVLEMVGGRKIVDVTEENDEQIYFPEWIYNLLEEGEDLRFEIEEEGDDKIAKKLAIVGLWCIQWNPTDRPSMKVAVHMLEREGENLPIPPNPFSSAVPTRMNARRTRRQLHQELEAISEAE